From Rhodococcus sp. B7740, one genomic window encodes:
- a CDS encoding ABC transporter ATP-binding protein codes for MKTDAAHLTITDLTVRYGPVTALDSVSMTVTAGAVTAVLGANGAGKTTLLRTISGLLKPVSGRIELAGVDIVGVAPDRMSRKGLAHVPEGRGVIAELTVDENLRLGAMGRNRSHDAVTLDRIYDMFPPLTGRRTSSAHTLSGGERQMLVIGRALMATPSVLLLDEPSLGLAPKVAAQIFETLRGLVDSESMTVVLVEQNARSALSIAEHAVVLDLGKVAVEGPADTLAGDDALRHAYLGF; via the coding sequence ATGAAGACTGACGCGGCGCACCTGACGATCACCGATCTGACCGTTCGATACGGACCGGTCACCGCCCTCGACTCGGTGTCGATGACCGTCACGGCGGGAGCTGTCACCGCCGTCCTCGGCGCGAACGGAGCAGGGAAGACGACCCTGCTGCGCACCATCTCGGGGTTGCTGAAACCGGTATCGGGGAGGATCGAACTCGCCGGCGTCGACATCGTCGGCGTTGCACCGGATCGGATGTCCCGCAAAGGTCTTGCGCACGTTCCCGAGGGTCGGGGCGTGATCGCCGAGTTGACCGTCGACGAGAATCTTCGACTCGGCGCAATGGGACGCAACCGAAGTCACGACGCCGTCACCCTCGACCGCATCTACGACATGTTTCCGCCCCTGACCGGTCGTCGAACATCCTCGGCGCACACCCTGTCCGGCGGCGAGCGACAGATGCTCGTGATCGGCCGGGCGCTGATGGCGACGCCGTCGGTACTTCTGCTCGACGAGCCGTCCCTCGGACTCGCGCCGAAGGTCGCTGCGCAGATATTCGAGACGTTGCGCGGACTCGTCGACTCCGAGTCGATGACCGTCGTACTCGTCGAACAGAACGCCCGCAGCGCTCTGTCGATCGCCGAACATGCCGTCGTACTCGATCTGGGCAAGGTCGCGGTGGAAGGCCCCGCCGACACCTTGGCCGGGGACGACGCCCTCCGACACGCCTACCTCGGGTTCTAG
- a CDS encoding branched-chain amino acid ABC transporter permease: protein MQQLLTILINGVTTGMIYAAFALALVLIWRSTRIVNFAQAPMAMITTYVALVVIDAGYSYWIGFGVALLCGLLLGALTERLVIRFVDSSSHINPVILTLGLFIIIHAVAAIVFGNQFRSFPAPFGLTGQRIGDVNVALTGYDIFKILAVLVVLGLLILLFRFTDLGLKMRASAFEQEVAKLLGVRVSRMLTLGWALAAVVGSLAGLLIAGGSLVHPGYMDSIVVFGFVAAVLGGLDSPAGAVVGGLLMGVGLSFVSGYLGQDLVSSAALVILIVVLLLRPSGLFASSAARRV from the coding sequence GTGCAACAACTGCTCACCATCCTCATCAACGGCGTGACCACAGGCATGATCTACGCCGCGTTCGCGCTCGCCCTCGTACTCATCTGGCGATCGACCCGCATCGTCAACTTCGCACAGGCCCCGATGGCCATGATCACCACGTACGTGGCACTGGTCGTCATCGACGCCGGCTACTCGTACTGGATCGGATTCGGGGTCGCGCTCCTGTGCGGCCTGCTCCTGGGAGCCTTGACGGAGCGACTCGTCATCCGATTCGTCGACAGCTCGTCGCACATCAACCCGGTCATTCTCACGCTCGGGTTGTTCATCATCATCCACGCGGTGGCCGCCATCGTCTTCGGCAACCAATTCCGTTCGTTCCCTGCGCCGTTCGGCCTCACCGGCCAGCGGATCGGCGACGTGAACGTGGCGTTGACCGGGTACGACATCTTCAAGATCCTCGCCGTCCTCGTGGTCCTGGGATTGCTGATCCTGCTCTTCCGGTTCACCGATCTGGGACTGAAGATGCGTGCGAGCGCCTTCGAGCAGGAGGTCGCCAAGCTCCTCGGCGTGCGCGTGAGTCGAATGCTCACTCTCGGTTGGGCGCTGGCCGCAGTGGTCGGTTCGCTGGCCGGACTGCTCATCGCAGGCGGCTCGCTGGTGCACCCGGGCTACATGGACTCGATCGTCGTATTCGGTTTCGTCGCAGCGGTTCTCGGCGGACTGGACAGCCCGGCGGGCGCAGTCGTCGGTGGCCTGCTGATGGGCGTAGGGCTGAGTTTCGTCAGTGGTTACCTCGGTCAGGATCTGGTCTCCAGCGCAGCATTGGTGATCCTGATCGTCGTTCTTCTGTTGCGACCGAGCGGGTTGTTCGCCAGCTCCGCGGCCAGGAGGGTGTGA
- a CDS encoding branched-chain amino acid ABC transporter permease, with protein MNATLTRLTATPVRRHVLGAVIGLVVIVLALESLSTFRQSQLTSVAYLAIAAGGLTVLTGLSGQLSLGHGAFMAVGAYTAALMLRANDSGWSVPLVLLAATVISAVVGVVVGVAAARLHGPYLAGATLALAVAVPGLALYFSDYLGGEQGLVVPAPKVPELIDDMMFFVTGNELSGTKFVAYVSWILLVLVFFLLANVSSSRIGRRWRAVRDDEVAAELSGIDLGRARILAFVVSAACAGAGGAVLAMSARIAAPSGFTLTLSLTLLSAVVIGGLGTLSGALIGAVLLTYIPPVVTNFGLDLGLSSLQSAELAPLVTGIFTVLVILFAPLGLVGTYRKLRTTRKGMK; from the coding sequence ATGAACGCAACTCTCACTCGCCTCACCGCAACACCGGTTCGACGCCACGTGCTCGGTGCCGTCATCGGGCTGGTCGTCATCGTCCTCGCGCTCGAATCCCTGAGCACCTTCCGTCAGAGCCAACTCACCTCGGTGGCCTACCTCGCCATCGCGGCCGGCGGCCTGACGGTGCTGACCGGGCTGAGCGGCCAGCTGTCACTCGGGCACGGCGCGTTCATGGCGGTCGGTGCGTACACCGCGGCATTGATGTTGCGGGCCAACGATTCGGGATGGTCGGTCCCCCTCGTCCTGCTCGCCGCCACCGTGATCTCGGCGGTGGTGGGTGTCGTGGTCGGTGTGGCGGCCGCCCGACTGCACGGGCCGTACCTGGCCGGCGCGACTCTGGCGCTCGCCGTCGCGGTACCGGGTCTCGCCCTGTATTTCTCGGACTACCTCGGCGGCGAACAAGGACTCGTCGTACCGGCACCGAAGGTGCCCGAGCTGATCGACGACATGATGTTCTTCGTCACCGGAAACGAGCTCAGCGGAACCAAATTCGTCGCCTATGTCAGTTGGATACTGCTGGTGCTCGTGTTCTTCCTGTTGGCGAACGTCTCGTCGAGCCGAATCGGCCGTCGCTGGCGGGCCGTCCGGGACGACGAAGTGGCCGCCGAGTTGTCCGGAATCGATCTCGGCCGCGCACGCATTCTCGCGTTCGTGGTCAGTGCGGCCTGTGCGGGAGCGGGCGGTGCAGTCCTGGCGATGTCGGCACGAATCGCGGCACCGAGCGGATTCACGCTGACCCTCTCACTGACCTTGCTCTCCGCCGTCGTCATCGGCGGGCTGGGAACCCTTTCCGGCGCGTTGATCGGGGCGGTTCTGCTGACCTACATCCCGCCGGTGGTCACCAACTTCGGGCTCGATCTGGGTCTGAGCAGTCTGCAATCGGCCGAACTCGCACCACTGGTGACCGGAATCTTCACCGTCCTCGTCATCCTGTTCGCCCCACTGGGTTTGGTGGGCACGTATCGCAAGTTACGTACAACGAGAAAAGGAATGAAATGA
- a CDS encoding ABC transporter substrate-binding protein: protein MAFRTTALVAVVSLAAACGAGGREETTESSEGSTVGITDTSVKIGAHFPLTGVAAPGYSEIPTGAQAYFDYVNAAGGINGRQIEYVVRDDSYDPTTTTQVVNELVLQDEVFAVVGGLGTATHSAVIDFLNEEGVPDLFVSSGAIMWGNDPEKYPNTFGWQPDYQVEGKIIGDWVTKNRPDAKVGLFLQDDDLGRDSEAAVRQYLDDQIVEVVRYTSGNTDVAPQIAALQGAGADLVLGFNVPSYTALSQLTAMRLNYDPEWFYSSIGSDVDLVGSLLGRFSQGAVTDGAQSLEGMISLEYIPGVDSPENPWTQLWQKVWAENGTGDPLTNYRIYGLSQAYAFVQALQAAGENPTREGIVAAIQEGGMDFEGPQLAPFRYSDSSHLGISGASVFQIQGGVPEYLTPVLQTDIGDSAVEEYTGEESTPPESGIPG from the coding sequence GTGGCTTTCAGAACGACCGCGCTCGTCGCCGTCGTGTCGTTGGCCGCGGCGTGCGGTGCAGGTGGCCGAGAAGAGACGACGGAATCCTCGGAAGGGTCGACGGTCGGCATCACCGACACCTCGGTGAAGATCGGTGCCCACTTTCCGTTGACCGGGGTCGCAGCGCCCGGATACAGCGAAATCCCCACGGGCGCGCAGGCCTACTTCGACTACGTCAATGCCGCAGGTGGCATCAACGGCCGACAGATCGAGTACGTGGTTCGGGACGACTCCTACGATCCGACGACCACCACCCAGGTCGTCAACGAACTGGTTCTCCAGGACGAGGTGTTCGCCGTCGTCGGCGGACTCGGCACCGCGACCCACAGCGCCGTCATCGACTTCCTCAACGAGGAAGGTGTGCCCGACCTGTTCGTCTCCTCCGGTGCGATCATGTGGGGCAACGATCCGGAGAAGTACCCGAACACCTTCGGGTGGCAGCCCGACTACCAGGTCGAGGGCAAGATCATCGGCGACTGGGTGACCAAGAACCGGCCCGACGCCAAGGTCGGACTCTTTCTCCAGGACGACGACCTCGGCCGGGACAGCGAGGCCGCAGTGCGCCAGTATCTCGACGATCAGATCGTCGAGGTCGTGCGCTACACCTCGGGCAACACCGACGTCGCACCACAGATCGCTGCTCTGCAGGGTGCCGGAGCGGATCTGGTCCTCGGCTTCAACGTCCCCTCCTACACCGCACTGAGCCAGCTGACAGCCATGCGACTCAACTACGACCCCGAGTGGTTCTACAGCTCCATCGGATCCGACGTCGACCTCGTCGGCTCCCTGCTCGGACGGTTCTCTCAGGGCGCGGTCACCGACGGCGCGCAATCGCTCGAGGGGATGATCTCGCTGGAATACATCCCGGGCGTCGACTCTCCGGAGAATCCGTGGACCCAACTGTGGCAGAAGGTCTGGGCCGAGAACGGAACCGGTGACCCGTTGACCAATTACCGCATCTACGGACTGAGCCAGGCATACGCCTTCGTACAAGCCCTCCAGGCGGCAGGCGAGAATCCCACCCGTGAGGGCATCGTCGCAGCCATCCAGGAAGGCGGAATGGACTTCGAGGGACCGCAGTTGGCCCCGTTCCGATACTCCGATTCGAGCCACCTCGGAATCTCCGGTGCCAGCGTCTTCCAGATTCAGGGAGGCGTGCCCGAGTACCTGACTCCGGTGCTGCAGACCGACATCGGGGATTCGGCGGTGGAGGAATACACCGGCGAGGAGTCCACACCACCGGAAAGCGGCATACCGGGCTGA
- a CDS encoding acetyl-CoA C-acetyltransferase — MKLHQGLIRRCLETSVTSKQLRPVAIVGGNRIPFARSDKKYALASNQDMLTATIDGLVSRFGLQGERLGLVAAGAVLKHSRDFNLTREVVLGSALSPYTPAFDIQQACGTGLQSIIAVGDAIASGRIDAGIGGGVDTTSDAPIGVNDELREFLLSLNRAKSTTDRIKLLGNVRPGMLGIEIPRNGEPRTGLSMGDHAAITAKEFGIRREDQDELAAASHHNMAAAYDRGFFDDLVTPFLGLTRDDNLRPGSTVEKLATLKPVFGTKLGDATMTAGNSTPLTDGASAALLSSDEWAAERNLPVLAHLVDSETAAVDYVHGNGSFKDGLLMAPTYAIPRLLARNGLTLQDFDYYEIHEAFASVVLATLQAFESDAYCKERLGLDGALGSIDRSKLNVNGSSLAAGHPFAATGGRIVASLAKMLAEKGSGRGLISICAAGGQGVTAIIER; from the coding sequence ATGAAACTCCACCAGGGCCTTATTCGACGATGTTTGGAGACGTCAGTGACAAGCAAGCAGCTACGACCGGTCGCAATCGTCGGTGGCAACCGCATTCCGTTCGCGCGCTCGGACAAGAAGTACGCGCTGGCGTCCAACCAGGACATGCTCACCGCGACCATCGACGGGCTGGTCTCGCGATTCGGATTGCAGGGCGAGCGCCTGGGCCTCGTCGCCGCCGGTGCCGTGCTCAAGCACTCCCGCGACTTCAACCTCACTCGCGAGGTCGTACTCGGTAGTGCATTGAGCCCGTACACCCCGGCCTTCGACATCCAGCAGGCCTGCGGCACCGGCCTCCAGTCGATCATCGCCGTCGGCGACGCCATCGCGTCGGGCCGTATCGATGCCGGCATCGGTGGTGGTGTCGACACCACGTCCGACGCTCCGATCGGCGTCAACGACGAACTGCGCGAGTTCCTGCTCTCCCTGAACCGGGCCAAGAGCACCACCGACCGCATCAAGCTGCTCGGCAACGTTCGTCCCGGCATGCTCGGCATCGAGATCCCGCGCAACGGTGAGCCGCGAACCGGCCTGTCGATGGGTGACCACGCCGCCATCACGGCCAAGGAATTCGGCATCCGCCGCGAGGACCAGGACGAACTGGCCGCAGCGAGCCACCACAACATGGCGGCGGCCTACGATCGCGGCTTCTTCGACGACCTGGTGACGCCGTTCCTCGGACTCACTCGCGACGACAATCTGCGTCCGGGATCGACCGTGGAGAAGCTCGCGACGCTCAAGCCGGTCTTCGGAACCAAGCTGGGCGACGCCACCATGACGGCAGGCAACTCGACGCCGCTGACCGACGGTGCGTCGGCTGCGCTGCTGTCGAGCGACGAGTGGGCTGCCGAGCGCAACCTGCCGGTGCTGGCGCACCTGGTCGATTCCGAGACCGCCGCCGTCGATTACGTCCACGGCAACGGGTCGTTCAAGGACGGTCTGCTGATGGCACCGACCTACGCGATTCCGCGTCTGCTCGCACGCAACGGCCTGACGTTGCAGGATTTCGACTACTACGAGATCCACGAGGCGTTCGCCTCGGTGGTGCTCGCAACTCTGCAGGCTTTCGAGAGCGACGCGTACTGCAAGGAGCGTCTCGGCCTCGACGGCGCTCTCGGTTCCATCGACCGCAGCAAGCTCAACGTCAACGGATCCTCGCTCGCGGCGGGCCACCCGTTCGCCGCGACCGGTGGACGCATCGTGGCTTCGCTGGCGAAGATGTTGGCCGAGAAGGGCTCGGGCCGTGGCCTGATCTCGATCTGCGCGGCCGGTGGCCAGGGCGTCACCGCCATCATCGAGCGCTGA
- a CDS encoding 3-oxoacyl-ACP reductase: MAASKGAPDLYSTFLASAPGAFIAKQAGLPQPEKLRRYKAGEPPLAGPVLIGGSGRLVEPLRELLSDYPQSQPHDDKHGGLVFDATGIGNVAELEQLFQFFQPVIRNLAPSARVVVIGTTPEETSSVDEHVAQRALEGFTRSVGKEVKRGATAQLVYISPKASTGLSGLESTLRFLLSAKSAFVDGQVITVGDADSQAPASWDKPLAGKVAVVTGAARGIGATIAEVLARDGATVIAADIPAAGEALSQTANKVGGTSLALDVTSPDAGDVLSKHLLERHGGADIIVHNAGITRDKTLANMDESRWNSVIGVNLAAPQRITDELVKSGALKEGGRVVDVSSIAGIAGNRGQTNYGTSKAGVIGLVHASAPVLAKKNITINAVAPGFIETAMTAAIPFATREAGRRMSSLLQGGETVDVAELVSYFASPASNAVTGQVVRVCGQSLLGA; the protein is encoded by the coding sequence GTGGCAGCCTCCAAGGGAGCCCCAGATCTCTACTCAACGTTCCTCGCGTCCGCGCCGGGAGCCTTCATCGCCAAGCAGGCCGGCTTGCCGCAGCCCGAGAAGCTGCGCCGCTACAAGGCGGGCGAGCCGCCGCTGGCCGGACCGGTCCTGATCGGCGGTAGCGGTCGCCTCGTCGAGCCCCTGCGTGAGCTGCTCTCGGACTACCCGCAGTCGCAGCCGCACGACGACAAGCACGGCGGACTGGTGTTCGACGCCACCGGCATCGGCAACGTCGCCGAGCTGGAGCAGCTGTTCCAGTTCTTCCAGCCGGTCATCCGCAACCTGGCACCGTCGGCGCGCGTCGTCGTCATCGGTACGACGCCGGAGGAGACCTCGAGCGTCGACGAGCACGTCGCTCAGCGCGCTCTCGAAGGCTTCACCCGCAGCGTCGGCAAAGAGGTCAAGCGCGGAGCCACGGCGCAGCTCGTCTACATCTCCCCCAAGGCGTCGACCGGCTTGTCCGGACTCGAATCCACCCTCCGCTTCCTGCTCTCGGCCAAGTCCGCGTTCGTCGACGGCCAGGTCATCACCGTGGGCGACGCGGACTCGCAGGCCCCGGCCTCGTGGGACAAGCCGCTCGCAGGCAAGGTAGCCGTCGTCACCGGAGCCGCACGCGGTATCGGTGCCACCATCGCCGAGGTCCTCGCCCGCGACGGAGCCACCGTCATCGCAGCCGACATTCCCGCTGCCGGAGAAGCACTCTCGCAGACGGCCAACAAGGTGGGCGGCACCTCGCTCGCGCTCGACGTCACCTCGCCCGACGCCGGAGATGTCCTCTCGAAGCACCTCCTCGAACGTCACGGCGGCGCAGACATCATCGTGCACAACGCAGGCATCACCCGCGACAAGACACTCGCCAACATGGACGAGAGCCGCTGGAACTCCGTCATCGGCGTCAATCTCGCTGCGCCGCAGCGCATCACCGATGAGCTCGTCAAGTCGGGTGCACTGAAGGAAGGCGGCCGCGTCGTCGACGTCTCCTCCATCGCCGGCATCGCGGGCAACCGCGGCCAGACCAACTACGGCACGTCCAAGGCAGGCGTCATCGGCCTGGTGCACGCGTCCGCACCGGTGCTGGCGAAGAAGAACATCACCATCAACGCCGTCGCTCCCGGGTTCATCGAGACCGCGATGACGGCTGCGATTCCGTTCGCCACCCGCGAGGCCGGACGACGCATGAGCTCGCTGCTGCAGGGCGGCGAGACCGTCGACGTCGCAGAGTTGGTCTCGTACTTCGCTTCTCCCGCATCCAACGCCGTCACCGGCCAGGTCGTGCGCGTGTGCGGCCAGAGCCTTCTCGGCGCATGA
- a CDS encoding MaoC/PaaZ C-terminal domain-containing protein — protein sequence MSTVTLTAQPKTSDIYTSAALGALPFFGSRSSSVPSTVYELKGLRVDPDNLAGYCRATGLRFGDQLPVTYPFTLVFPTVMKLMVSKGFPFAAIGSVHAENVIEQYRGISASEPLDVRVHAENLREHRKGLLVDLISEVKVGRELVWKQTSSFLSLQKTSLSGGPREAPPADEVPPPPTRTLRVDQRIISRYAAISGDRNPIHVSSLGAKAFGFPKTIAHGMWSAAAVLQTVEGRIPEAVNYSIRFGKPIILPATVNAYAEAVGTGWDLSLKNPKKGYPHLTGTLR from the coding sequence ATGAGCACCGTCACGCTCACCGCGCAGCCGAAGACCTCCGACATCTACACCTCGGCAGCGCTGGGCGCACTGCCGTTCTTCGGATCCAGGTCGTCCTCGGTTCCCAGCACGGTGTACGAGCTCAAGGGTCTGCGAGTGGACCCCGACAACCTCGCCGGGTACTGCCGGGCGACGGGGCTGCGATTCGGCGATCAGCTCCCGGTGACCTATCCCTTCACCCTCGTCTTCCCGACTGTGATGAAACTGATGGTGTCCAAGGGCTTTCCGTTCGCCGCCATCGGTTCGGTACACGCCGAGAACGTCATCGAGCAGTACCGTGGCATCTCCGCGTCCGAGCCGCTGGACGTGCGAGTGCACGCGGAGAATCTGCGCGAGCACCGCAAGGGGTTGCTCGTCGACCTGATCAGTGAGGTCAAGGTAGGTCGCGAACTGGTCTGGAAGCAGACCTCGAGCTTCTTGAGCCTGCAGAAGACGTCACTGTCCGGTGGCCCCCGCGAGGCACCGCCGGCCGACGAGGTTCCGCCGCCCCCGACCCGCACTCTGCGCGTCGACCAGCGGATCATCAGCCGGTACGCGGCCATCTCCGGAGACCGCAACCCGATTCACGTATCCTCGCTGGGCGCAAAGGCATTCGGGTTCCCGAAGACCATCGCGCACGGAATGTGGAGCGCGGCAGCCGTGCTGCAGACCGTCGAGGGCCGAATTCCGGAGGCTGTGAACTACAGCATCCGCTTCGGCAAGCCGATCATCCTGCCCGCGACGGTGAACGCCTACGCCGAGGCCGTCGGCACCGGCTGGGACCTGTCGCTGAAGAACCCGAAGAAGGGCTACCCGCATCTCACGGGAACCCTGCGGTAA
- a CDS encoding TetR/AcrR family transcriptional regulator, whose product MAGGTKRLPRAVREQQMLDAAVDVFSDNGFHETSMDSIAKKAAISKPMLYLYYGSKDELFAACIHREGVKFVEALTPAADPTLTPREQLRKALIGFLGFVGENRKSWMVLYRQAIGQQAFASQVQSSRDRLIELTAGLLAMSTRDPEQSQNFGLMAVALVGAGEAVADRVAGGEIEVDAAADLLENLAWRGLAGKKTATT is encoded by the coding sequence ATGGCTGGTGGCACGAAGAGATTGCCCCGCGCCGTCCGTGAGCAGCAGATGCTCGACGCGGCGGTGGATGTGTTCTCCGACAACGGTTTTCACGAGACATCGATGGATTCGATCGCCAAGAAGGCGGCCATCTCCAAACCGATGCTCTATCTGTACTACGGGTCCAAGGACGAGTTGTTCGCAGCCTGCATCCACCGCGAGGGCGTCAAGTTCGTCGAGGCCCTGACTCCAGCCGCAGATCCGACGCTGACGCCGCGCGAGCAGTTGCGCAAGGCCCTGATCGGTTTCCTCGGATTCGTCGGCGAGAACCGCAAGTCCTGGATGGTGCTCTACCGTCAGGCCATCGGTCAGCAGGCGTTCGCCTCACAGGTGCAGAGCAGCCGAGATCGGTTGATCGAGTTGACGGCCGGCTTGCTCGCGATGAGTACGAGAGATCCGGAGCAGTCCCAGAATTTCGGGCTGATGGCCGTCGCGTTGGTCGGGGCGGGCGAGGCTGTGGCCGACAGAGTGGCAGGCGGCGAAATCGAGGTCGACGCAGCCGCGGACCTACTGGAGAATCTGGCCTGGCGCGGCTTGGCCGGAAAGAAGACCGCCACCACCTGA
- a CDS encoding glycoside hydrolase family 3 N-terminal domain-containing protein, with protein sequence MRLRFSVRSAAVMTVGVGLLVSCSTESAPVASTQTAPAAPTTTAVDTTVPQPVPPVDGCVAFVDGLSERQRLAQLLTVGVTGTADAVQIMSTEQVGGIFVGSWTDESMLGNREVPQVRGASAVAPMVTIDEEGGRVSRVADLLGAAPSARELAQTVSVDEAYSMALTRGQGLKDLGVTVDFAPVVDVSGQPDDSVIGDRSFSDDPQVVIDYAGAYARGLEDAGVKPVIKHFPGHGSGSGDSHTGAVTTPSLDELKAKDLLPFAALNNTGVGVMVGHLDVPGLTEPGVPASISPAAMALLRDGVGYGAAPFDGPIFTDDLSGMAAITARLGIVDAVEAALVAGADVALWLTTDQVPAVLDNLEDAVATGRLPAAQVDEAAATVARFKGACGS encoded by the coding sequence ATGCGACTTCGGTTTTCGGTTCGGTCCGCTGCGGTGATGACCGTCGGTGTCGGCTTGTTGGTCTCGTGCTCCACCGAGTCTGCGCCGGTCGCGTCGACGCAGACTGCACCGGCTGCTCCGACGACGACTGCAGTCGACACGACGGTGCCGCAACCGGTACCGCCCGTCGACGGCTGCGTTGCGTTCGTCGACGGATTGTCGGAGCGGCAGCGGCTGGCTCAGTTGCTCACCGTCGGGGTCACCGGAACTGCGGACGCGGTGCAGATCATGTCCACCGAGCAGGTCGGCGGCATCTTCGTCGGCAGTTGGACCGACGAGTCGATGCTCGGCAATCGGGAAGTACCGCAGGTGCGGGGCGCCTCCGCGGTGGCTCCGATGGTCACGATCGACGAGGAAGGTGGACGGGTCTCGCGGGTCGCGGATCTGCTGGGTGCCGCACCGTCGGCGCGGGAACTGGCGCAGACGGTGTCGGTGGACGAGGCGTATTCGATGGCGTTGACGCGTGGCCAGGGGTTGAAGGATCTCGGTGTCACCGTCGACTTCGCTCCGGTGGTCGACGTGAGCGGTCAGCCCGACGATTCCGTCATCGGCGATCGGTCGTTCTCCGATGATCCGCAGGTCGTCATCGACTACGCGGGGGCGTACGCGCGGGGTCTGGAGGACGCGGGTGTGAAGCCCGTCATCAAGCATTTTCCCGGGCACGGTTCGGGTTCGGGCGACTCGCACACCGGCGCGGTGACGACCCCGTCGCTCGACGAGTTGAAAGCCAAGGATCTGTTGCCGTTCGCGGCGCTGAACAACACCGGCGTCGGTGTCATGGTCGGGCATCTCGATGTGCCCGGACTGACCGAGCCGGGGGTGCCGGCGAGTATCAGCCCGGCGGCGATGGCGTTGTTGCGCGATGGCGTCGGATACGGTGCCGCGCCGTTCGACGGCCCCATCTTCACCGACGACCTCAGCGGCATGGCGGCGATCACGGCCAGGCTCGGGATCGTCGACGCGGTCGAGGCGGCGTTGGTCGCGGGAGCCGATGTGGCGCTGTGGCTCACCACCGATCAGGTGCCCGCGGTGTTGGACAATCTCGAGGACGCGGTGGCGACGGGACGTCTGCCGGCGGCTCAGGTGGACGAGGCCGCTGCTACGGTTGCTCGGTTCAAGGGGGCGTGCGGGTCCTGA
- a CDS encoding universal stress protein, giving the protein MRRRSTVTADLILIAYDGSDNAKRAIDYAGRFLTTSRAIVVTAWEPMVRQAARMSGLSGVMQPEWVPDDEAEDVALTDAKVTNSEGVALAEAAGLKVEGQCTECTTAIWAAIVEKADEMNVDIIVTGTRGTTGLRALLQSSVAEHVLRHSHRPVLIVPPGK; this is encoded by the coding sequence ATGAGGAGGAGATCGACCGTGACCGCAGACCTCATACTCATTGCCTACGACGGATCCGACAACGCCAAACGCGCCATCGACTATGCCGGACGGTTTCTCACCACCTCACGCGCGATCGTCGTCACCGCATGGGAGCCGATGGTGCGTCAGGCCGCGCGCATGTCCGGCCTCTCCGGTGTGATGCAGCCCGAATGGGTGCCCGACGACGAGGCCGAGGACGTGGCGCTCACCGACGCGAAAGTGACCAACAGCGAAGGCGTCGCGCTGGCCGAGGCCGCAGGCCTGAAAGTCGAGGGTCAGTGCACCGAATGCACCACCGCCATCTGGGCCGCGATCGTGGAGAAAGCCGACGAGATGAACGTCGACATCATCGTCACCGGTACGCGAGGCACCACCGGTCTACGTGCGCTGCTCCAGAGTTCGGTGGCCGAGCACGTTCTTCGACACAGCCATCGACCCGTCCTGATCGTTCCGCCCGGCAAGTAG
- a CDS encoding DUF2613 domain-containing protein codes for MKFAVPGVIAAVVGAVLGAGVVFGVTAAAADNSRPDIDRSGNADSSLLNQVEYGSR; via the coding sequence ATGAAGTTTGCTGTCCCGGGTGTCATTGCCGCCGTCGTCGGAGCCGTACTGGGTGCGGGCGTCGTCTTCGGAGTCACCGCAGCTGCAGCCGACAACTCTCGTCCGGATATCGATCGCTCCGGAAACGCCGACTCGTCCTTGCTGAACCAGGTTGAGTACGGCAGCCGCTGA